In uncultured Cohaesibacter sp., a genomic segment contains:
- a CDS encoding GntR family transcriptional regulator: protein MSENSNPLAKNAAAPLYEQLKFAIKEMISSRALGPGDAIPTETELCKQYDVSRITVRRAITELEAEGVLEKRHGKGTFVTLPKMETSLLNLGGFSESFALRRYRVEKTILEMSEEAADEDLGARLGIAPSAAVLHISRLITTDGTPMTIESSYFSLDLFPGLMNEIHDDTSLYSLLQTRYGCEVKHAKRVINCRVATPKECGIFRCTSGDIMFEVEKTVYGEDRSVPLQYSKLLTPSARMNLVIEI, encoded by the coding sequence TTGTCCGAGAATTCCAATCCACTTGCCAAGAATGCAGCGGCCCCGCTCTACGAACAGCTCAAGTTCGCGATCAAGGAAATGATTTCTTCGCGTGCGCTGGGGCCGGGTGATGCCATTCCCACGGAAACGGAACTGTGCAAGCAATATGACGTCAGCCGTATCACTGTGCGCCGGGCGATCACGGAGCTGGAAGCCGAGGGCGTTCTTGAGAAGCGGCATGGCAAGGGCACTTTCGTCACGCTGCCCAAGATGGAAACCAGCCTGCTCAATCTGGGGGGCTTTTCGGAGAGCTTTGCGCTGCGGCGCTATCGCGTCGAAAAGACGATACTCGAGATGAGCGAGGAAGCGGCGGACGAGGACCTCGGAGCAAGGCTTGGCATTGCGCCATCGGCGGCGGTGCTGCATATCAGCCGCCTGATCACGACCGACGGGACGCCGATGACGATCGAAAGCTCCTATTTCTCGCTGGATCTGTTCCCTGGTCTGATGAATGAAATTCATGATGACACGTCGCTCTACAGCCTGTTGCAGACCAGATATGGTTGCGAGGTGAAACATGCCAAACGGGTTATCAATTGCCGGGTGGCGACACCGAAGGAGTGTGGCATCTTCCGCTGTACCAGCGGAGACATCATGTTCGAGGTTGAAAAAACCGTGTATGGCGAAGACCGGTCGGTCCCGCTGCAATATTCGAAGCTGTTGACGCCGAGTGCCCGGATGAATCTGGTCATCGAGATCTGA
- a CDS encoding hydantoinase B/oxoprolinase family protein, which produces MTTIDPITVEVIGSALSSIVEEMGEALVRASYSTNIKERRDCSTALFDNKGNTLCQAEHIPMHLGSFIGILPNIMKRFDLADIKPGDVFMGNDAYEGGATHLPDIVMAEPIFVDGELIAWAVNTAHHSDFADLGHEHIYQEGIRIPPVRLYKAGELQQDIQNLFLLNCQVPHERISDLRAQMSANRLCVQRMQDLCAKYGTDKVLAAGEELQDYAERKMRAGIAAIPDGTYSFSDIFDSNQWKERMEFSVDITVTGDEMTLAFDGPPQVRSGLNMIYTSLLASCYYAVKAVVDPTILPNAGLARPLTVTAPEGSILNCKHPAAVEGRIAACQRVADIIQGALAKAIPGKVAAAGNGCCTGAIFNGIREDGSIWVYLETIGGGGGARPSKDGLSGIQVHLTNTSNLPVEALELEYPLTLLRYELVDGSAGGGQYRGGMGIRRVYRVEQPCRFSVEASRVSSCAWGLEGGEAGQMTHLDFGDGRTEFKGMADLKPGQIVEIVTPGGGGYGDPSRRTKAAIERDLAEDRITPDFAKQVYSFSK; this is translated from the coding sequence TCGTGGAAGAGATGGGCGAAGCTCTTGTTCGCGCCTCCTATTCGACCAACATCAAGGAACGCCGCGACTGCTCGACCGCCCTGTTCGACAACAAGGGCAACACCCTGTGTCAGGCCGAGCATATCCCGATGCATCTGGGCAGCTTCATCGGCATCCTGCCGAACATCATGAAGCGTTTCGACCTTGCGGACATCAAGCCCGGCGACGTGTTCATGGGCAACGATGCCTATGAGGGTGGCGCAACCCATCTGCCCGATATCGTGATGGCCGAGCCGATCTTCGTCGACGGCGAGCTGATCGCCTGGGCGGTCAACACCGCGCACCATTCCGACTTCGCCGACCTTGGCCACGAGCACATCTATCAGGAAGGCATCCGCATTCCGCCGGTGCGTCTCTACAAGGCGGGCGAGCTGCAGCAGGACATCCAGAACCTGTTCCTGCTCAACTGTCAGGTGCCGCATGAACGCATCTCCGACCTGCGCGCCCAGATGTCGGCCAACCGCCTCTGCGTCCAGCGCATGCAGGACCTTTGCGCCAAATACGGCACGGACAAGGTTCTGGCCGCTGGCGAAGAGCTGCAGGACTATGCCGAACGCAAGATGCGCGCCGGTATCGCGGCAATTCCGGACGGGACCTATTCTTTCTCGGACATCTTCGACAGCAACCAGTGGAAAGAGCGTATGGAATTCTCGGTCGACATCACCGTCACCGGGGACGAAATGACCCTCGCCTTTGATGGCCCGCCACAGGTGCGCAGCGGTCTCAACATGATCTACACCTCGCTTCTGGCCTCCTGCTACTATGCGGTCAAGGCGGTGGTTGATCCGACGATTCTGCCAAACGCCGGGCTAGCCCGCCCGCTGACCGTCACAGCACCGGAAGGCTCGATCCTCAACTGCAAGCATCCCGCTGCCGTTGAAGGCCGAATCGCGGCCTGCCAGCGCGTTGCCGACATCATTCAGGGTGCCCTAGCCAAGGCCATTCCGGGCAAGGTTGCCGCAGCGGGCAACGGCTGCTGCACCGGTGCCATCTTCAATGGCATCCGTGAAGACGGCTCCATCTGGGTCTATCTGGAAACCATCGGTGGTGGCGGCGGCGCCCGCCCGTCCAAGGACGGTCTGTCCGGCATCCAGGTGCACCTGACCAACACATCCAACCTGCCCGTAGAGGCACTTGAGCTGGAATATCCGCTTACCCTTCTGCGCTACGAGCTGGTTGACGGCTCTGCCGGTGGTGGACAGTACCGGGGCGGCATGGGCATTCGGCGCGTCTATCGCGTTGAACAGCCCTGCCGTTTCTCGGTCGAAGCCTCCCGCGTCAGCTCCTGCGCATGGGGTCTGGAAGGCGGCGAAGCTGGCCAGATGACCCATCTGGACTTTGGCGACGGTCGCACCGAATTCAAGGGCATGGCTGATCTCAAGCCGGGCCAGATCGTCGAGATCGTCACCCCGGGTGGTGGCGGCTATGGCGATCCGTCCAGGCGCACCAAGGCAGCCATCGAGCGGGATCTCGCCGAAGACCGCATCACCCCGGACTTTGCAAAACAGGTTTACAGCTTCTCCAAATAA